The following are encoded together in the Pseudoalteromonas ruthenica genome:
- a CDS encoding amidohydrolase — MMKNKLVALLMMCSIPCTVLAQTTVIHNIKGYTPTQKGELETFATLVIKDGRVINRGKAQLSKSYPDAKRIDGQGKVLLPGLIDAHGHIIGLGQNLMQLDLRGATSVAEVGKRLQAFAAQSEQPWIIGRGWNQELWPGKTFASAADLDKFVSDRPVVLSRVDGHAIWVNSKAMELAGLDSEVTSPAGGEIIRTAQGNPSGVFIDKAEQLITAHIPKRSEKALATALDKAGQHLLSLGITSAHDAGIDFDTWQLYKQRAKDNNLPLRIYAMLGATDAKLETMLKAGKVDDNEDMLAIRSVKVYADGALGSRGAALLQDYADRKGHRGLMLEDQQQLEDIFSLCFKHGFSAHTHAIGDRANQIVLNAYENVFKRTGGILLRNRIEHAQIVDTDDIPRFKALKIIPSMQPVHATSDMHMAEQRLSDSQLAGAYAWRTFLEQGSRVAAGSDFPVELANPFHGLYSAITRQDHQGLPEQGWRPKELLTREQALRAFTLDAAYSAFQEFKVGSLEKGKWADFILVDTDIIHAPVQQVWQTKVLETWLAGQRRYQRQPAL; from the coding sequence ATGATGAAAAACAAACTCGTTGCACTATTAATGATGTGCTCTATACCTTGCACAGTATTGGCACAAACCACGGTTATTCATAACATAAAAGGCTATACACCCACTCAAAAAGGCGAGCTTGAGACCTTTGCAACCTTAGTGATTAAAGATGGGCGAGTGATCAATCGCGGCAAAGCACAACTTAGTAAAAGCTACCCTGATGCAAAGCGCATCGACGGCCAAGGTAAGGTGCTACTTCCTGGCCTTATCGATGCACACGGTCATATCATTGGCTTAGGGCAAAACCTAATGCAGCTTGATTTACGCGGTGCAACCTCGGTTGCAGAGGTGGGAAAGCGTCTTCAAGCGTTCGCCGCACAGTCTGAACAGCCATGGATTATAGGTCGTGGCTGGAACCAGGAACTTTGGCCTGGAAAAACCTTCGCCAGTGCCGCAGATTTAGACAAGTTCGTAAGCGACAGACCCGTGGTATTAAGTCGCGTAGATGGTCATGCTATTTGGGTCAACTCCAAAGCCATGGAGTTAGCAGGTCTTGATAGTGAGGTAACAAGTCCAGCCGGAGGTGAGATAATACGCACTGCTCAAGGGAATCCGAGCGGCGTGTTTATAGATAAAGCAGAGCAGTTGATCACAGCACACATTCCCAAGCGCAGCGAGAAAGCTCTCGCCACAGCCTTAGATAAAGCCGGTCAACATTTATTAAGCTTAGGTATTACCAGCGCCCATGATGCCGGCATCGATTTTGATACGTGGCAACTGTATAAACAACGCGCCAAAGACAACAACCTTCCGCTGCGCATTTACGCTATGCTCGGGGCCACCGATGCTAAGCTCGAGACCATGCTCAAAGCTGGTAAAGTCGATGATAATGAAGACATGTTGGCCATTCGCAGTGTGAAAGTGTACGCGGATGGCGCGCTAGGCTCTCGTGGCGCCGCCCTACTGCAAGACTATGCTGACAGAAAGGGGCATCGAGGCCTGATGCTTGAGGACCAACAACAGCTCGAGGATATTTTCAGTTTATGCTTTAAGCATGGTTTCTCCGCTCATACCCACGCTATAGGCGACAGAGCGAACCAAATAGTGCTTAACGCATACGAGAATGTCTTTAAACGCACAGGTGGTATTTTGCTACGTAACCGTATTGAGCATGCGCAAATTGTTGATACCGATGATATCCCGCGCTTTAAAGCACTTAAGATTATTCCTTCTATGCAGCCGGTTCATGCCACCTCTGACATGCATATGGCCGAGCAACGCTTAAGCGACTCACAACTAGCAGGCGCTTATGCGTGGCGTACATTTTTAGAGCAAGGCTCTCGTGTGGCAGCGGGTTCAGACTTTCCCGTGGAGCTTGCAAACCCTTTCCATGGTCTTTATAGCGCTATCACACGCCAAGACCATCAAGGCTTACCTGAGCAAGGTTGGCGTCCTAAAGAATTGCTCACGCGCGAGCAAGCTTTGCGAGCATTCACTCTAGACGCTGCCTACAGCGCCTTCCAGGAGTTTAAGGTTGGCAGTTTAGAAAAAGGCAAGTGGGCAGATTTTATCCTTGTCGACACCGACATTATTCATGCCCCGGTGCAGCAGGTATGGCAAACCAAGGTGTTAGAAACTTGGTTGGCAGGCCAGCGTCGCTACCAGCGTCAGCCTGCGCTTTGA
- a CDS encoding YgjV family protein — MTWEYLGYVASALLVTSLAMSDVVKLRWFNLAGCIAFTAYGVAIAAWPVALTNALLSVVNIYHLHKLAQAKRQSAG; from the coding sequence ATGACCTGGGAATATTTAGGCTATGTCGCTTCTGCTTTATTAGTTACGTCACTGGCGATGAGCGATGTCGTGAAACTGCGTTGGTTTAATCTCGCCGGCTGTATCGCGTTCACTGCCTATGGGGTCGCCATTGCGGCGTGGCCAGTGGCACTGACCAACGCCTTACTCTCTGTTGTTAACATCTATCACTTGCACAAATTAGCCCAGGCTAAACGTCAAAGCGCAGGCTGA
- a CDS encoding Crp/Fnr family transcriptional regulator yields the protein MFQYHFSTDLVEQLLHFTGNRYQQQKKEVLLHQDQPLKKLVLVRSGTVSFSYDVGNGRRLLLGQLDCNNTLIGEIEALNNQPCIYTVTCFSDVSYNLIELKHWRQVLLENPQLSLYTAQTIAAKFQENQKVNLDKLLLPLSYNIAKDCLMRAQNNNPTLLRAYPTVSAEAERFATTERAYRRVVTELVDKGLIVRSKEGLQTIDVSALEEFVESFT from the coding sequence ATGTTTCAATATCATTTTTCTACCGACTTGGTAGAGCAGCTACTTCATTTCACTGGCAATCGCTACCAGCAGCAAAAAAAGGAAGTGCTATTACACCAAGATCAACCGCTTAAAAAGCTGGTACTGGTGCGCAGCGGTACCGTGTCTTTTAGCTACGATGTGGGCAATGGGCGACGTTTGCTCTTAGGTCAGCTTGATTGCAACAACACCCTGATTGGGGAAATAGAAGCGCTTAACAATCAGCCCTGTATCTATACCGTAACCTGCTTTAGCGATGTAAGTTATAACCTTATCGAGCTCAAGCATTGGCGCCAAGTATTATTAGAGAACCCCCAGCTGAGCTTGTACACAGCGCAAACTATAGCCGCGAAGTTTCAGGAAAACCAAAAGGTTAACCTTGATAAACTGTTACTGCCGCTAAGCTATAATATTGCCAAAGATTGCTTAATGCGGGCACAAAACAACAACCCGACCTTGTTACGCGCCTACCCCACTGTGAGCGCCGAGGCTGAGCGCTTTGCCACCACAGAGCGGGCTTATCGACGCGTGGTTACCGAGCTGGTTGATAAAGGGCTTATTGTGCGCAGTAAAGAAGGCTTACAAACAATTGATGTGTCAGCTTTAGAGGAGTTTGTAGAAAGCTTCACGTAA
- a CDS encoding phosphoribosyltransferase translates to MSDKLYITAQQLLEDSFRVAAQVYKDGFRPDFIIGIWRGGAPIGIAVQEFYDYKGIETDHIAVRTSSYYGIGKQSKEIKVHGLHYIIENANAGDSLLIVDDVFDSGRSIFALKEKLAELMRLNLPKDIRVACPYYKPKNTKVPMKPDYYIHESDEWLVFPHELSGLTPEELIEGKSDLANIKDLLVD, encoded by the coding sequence ATGTCAGATAAGCTTTATATTACCGCACAGCAACTATTGGAAGATTCGTTTCGTGTCGCTGCGCAAGTCTATAAGGACGGCTTCCGTCCAGATTTTATTATTGGTATTTGGCGCGGTGGTGCTCCTATTGGGATTGCTGTACAAGAGTTTTATGATTATAAAGGGATAGAGACCGATCATATCGCCGTTCGTACCTCTTCTTACTATGGTATTGGTAAGCAATCGAAAGAGATCAAAGTACACGGTTTGCATTACATCATTGAAAATGCCAATGCGGGTGATTCACTCCTTATTGTGGATGATGTTTTCGACTCAGGACGCAGTATTTTTGCATTAAAAGAAAAGTTAGCAGAATTGATGCGTTTGAACCTGCCTAAAGATATTCGCGTAGCTTGCCCATATTATAAGCCGAAAAATACCAAAGTCCCTATGAAGCCTGACTATTACATCCATGAATCGGATGAGTGGCTGGTGTTCCCTCATGAACTTTCAGGGTTAACCCCCGAGGAATTGATTGAAGGTAAATCGGATTTAGCCAACATTAAAGACTTATTAGTCGATTAA